Proteins from a single region of Octopus bimaculoides isolate UCB-OBI-ISO-001 chromosome 11, ASM119413v2, whole genome shotgun sequence:
- the LOC106880009 gene encoding soluble guanylate cyclase 88E isoform X2: MKSLDNMFATGLFINDLSMHDCSRDLVLAGHQQSAELKLALDQEKLKSAILEKSMQRLDKEMKRTDTLLYQMIPKSVADRLRDGEDSLDTCEMFDSVTILFSDVVGFTSICSMITPMEVVGLLNSMYTIFDNISEKHQVYKVETIGDAYMLVSGAPVRIDNHPVEICNMALDMVSEIDVVDSTEICEKLKIRIGIHTGPCVAGVVGVKMPRYCLFGDTVNTAARMETNGEAMKIHISESTMKAVPPNMFEMTERGEIDVKEKPRKTYWLLGSLNST; encoded by the exons ATGAAATCATTGGACAATATGTTTGCCACCGGACTCTTTATTAATGACCTTAGTATGCATGATTGTAGCCGAGATTTGGTCTTGGCTGGACATCAGCAGTCAGCAGAATTGAAACTTGCTCTAGACCAG gaGAAACTAAAGAGCGCTATTCTGGAGAAAAGCATGCAGAGATTGGACAAAGAAATGAAACGAACCGATACCTTACTTTATCAGATGATTCCCAAAAGTGTGGCAGATCGCTTGAGGGATGGCGAAGACTCGTTAGATACATGCGAG ATGTTCGACAGTGTAACAATCCTATTTAGTGATGTTGTCGGCTTTACAAGTATTTGCAGTATGATTACCCCCATGGAAGTCGTTGGATTGCTGAACTCCATGTATACAATATTCGACAACATCAGCGAGAAACACCAAGTATATAAG GTAGAAACTATCGGTGATGCTTATATGTTAGTATCTGGCGCCCCTGTACGAATAGACAATCATCCTGTTGAAATATGTAACATGGCGCTAGATATGGTCTCAGAAATTGACGTAGTAGATTCGACAGAAATCTGCGAGAAGTTAAAAATACGAATAG gtaTTCATACAGGACCCTGTGTAGCAGGGGTTGTCGGTGTGAAGATGCCACGGTATTGCCTCTTTGGAGACACAGTGAATACAGCCGCGCGGATGGAAACAAACGGAGAG GCAATGAAAATACATATTAGTGAGAGTACAATGAAGGCTGTGCCGCCAAACATGTTTGAAATGACAGAAAGAGGAGAAATTGACGTGAAA